A window from Athalia rosae chromosome 5, iyAthRosa1.1, whole genome shotgun sequence encodes these proteins:
- the LOC105684357 gene encoding general transcription factor 3C polypeptide 1 isoform X1 codes for MVSYSTINIVDIVIDEIALEGLDGITLEALWQRLSLRLQEPPPLAKAFMEQVWAICVEVDGVDYYELKIPREKLVIFDRYEFIDPDLGTILEPDEVPNDIYPHSPIDDVVNGVRGSCSTYNTRKKITQHVRTLTVDQAATEFGEKLVLVCTQALREEALMGDGVCPTLELTVMQHCFLERVGRSRYHGEVTQGKISLALLKEDPKSLFYHRKFLIDHKLITKQIHHQKSGGHSCSGSLLHLPRFYVERKPKAIYLAEQVIEILKSKRNCVAEYDEIKKELQIENSIKKLFKTAFFQKVCKTDLRVPYRTIYPKAEDKEWQQKNNNTKEKSIRVVQLLDPDFDVSELWGKEEIVDDDEPYELDISNLKLNVPLLKQANRIVEQSGPNGISQCQVAKIMGQTKLQARTILRNLVRLKIVATFMNDVGRQRVTKFVSKKYEKNSEMSKQFEQEMDKIKELTKMMDVKKTTEQTVDDTVKVEDSSRGSESTNKKLSAEDQESTEATTSEKRDENLMTSSEAMEHCKIDEELIKLKFSIVHQVLKKYGLTKFVKKYRRTSSNFDKKDRLTRCENSLPSLNKIEQNRARLTEQILEEQNKRTPNCNSSEQAEVISYFDSIEVKLVELRPQHKIGKPTHQVVGFIEDLDINEKKNISSITYRLLKRANMIIESVKEHKVIDDLTKLMKMINEEEDKKGYDYKIDKKSLTRLLQKLAKDNVIKNIKLTLRANKREKTLNFICDPSIGIDHTVIQSAVEQAKIKFCLLGSQKIKAMIQSQQKQDEDASAGHMEGVNSLKVSDLSDKASLSTTGSLKYDFKAGKRYGYSPKFVRMKVLHIFLFYSVYDHPGEPTESKDAQVANLRKNGYEIDAELEEEMSTVYNSEIGWKMFIPPLPKHAGWPEGWTIMCDVLLRMPLSTFIKLHNVPYSIPELMNYLNHPIKKHFLVKNLPSHIRNTLLIARKYIYTIHESVTRLCYLGLIQFGPQKLKEKDQVFIFVNRKTEMTDTTSSAAGYHKVENKEYPRISYVFDSLSIVEKYWYDMWNTCINTCLGGRLVVQGKDILLEDLIKKPDMIKAVKARAPEEALLLDNGFVPGDRRGAAGVDSAFFAHLKRNWNWGTDNANRQYSRGEERKKIEQQRSTYLSKIKAKPLKFTEFAGLKKVTGPVTQHAAELRKKLHQKQKHAEDQKSKQQKYQKLVSQHVSKQKSFVRRVLPRKRKLRPRVKYDEVDFCALQQMEKLRVDWNPHEDNILLMCKVAMMYLCPNPRKQLITFTSVRDILRTYSAHSYNKTSRACQRRVMYMCRRPQTVNSVALGVEEIKQNYYINKRFGGIVDRLKSECQNTYEYEEQVAKAFKELVTYIDKRYYNISDMESRESVPIPKTIQEFNLIYKLKHPTRQSSLHGFTKDIKCVNGIHSATVNSVIHSSMCCGKDRSSWAYQLFRVYQQYPESLLRSAMGKIRSDQMVSIKKSYMCALKKYGNCMPMSSSQYQLSTGYIYKFQTKWPYEIFNEAYQMMCKLASWQYENQSADTNYIVPEDVEGVETGHSTGGLVVGLHDYLARGQIDFDIEIPDQIIMLDPRLKEKDETYLRIAQRYNNILTSLDQLGLKKKDVVGTNLMDPEVEEEDEMERREFEDRIVKEKRDKEDRDRRNYWKSRNDEVGKCLEENEIKLQREKEDKERREKRDKFDNTMTIRKQKYAQVLEFGEDNVPEAIISEFRNIEDDKGDSESDQEENEEADEDEDYHTIRFQDGTLITLSKEDIEDSSCNSDEGESQEYKKDINKSLVSNKKLGRSIANTPSQKRKDNDTNDEEVRCNKKAKLDSDTSETPTQENELSSTPEKIQVCSESNTEDPSAKRARSNSADDKVTDEQPQKRLRADDGENVKPDMTIVAESGTDATIEPKVSGGTRVNAVIKKMHAHVGAEYGGGEIEDVNDMQKRCTRIALLMMREELNDLAVSDNHHAHDYFVVNTFKILCSFKLKETDEPRSLECFQNMKVPVDILPLNTRLAKQLIEDLKKYALFPKDPTPYEDFLNEVGDALGQADLDTLGTLHKYVRDKKEIGATSKQIVSKFKSVCRSRLLRLISLLTEHRIFLRSGVITVRYIHQQFADPWLIHSYKILRRDKESLPAIASGNFYLPEFEDKAEWSEKQASDNDLSNDTSLEKVVVIGNEDNTVVDNQSAEKKDKSEIDGSEGGQNGAGIGRRMQRKRTALLQSKDIQKAAKKLDFNTAAAIKVVIKPWIRIDGVLNRRVLDRMLGAVLAYCINHPGVIMSKVQRRFMPALQPFHTTELIEMLAKLECVVIKVLHKPKVTLFSKPITTRLGKFIFLLFIDERALTLTSLFTGPTTGFDSEEEVIIEPDIDASIKFGMFLGNKAYTVDFLS; via the exons ATGGTTTCGTACTCAACAATCAATATTGTTGACATTGTGATTGATGAAATTGCTCTTGAGGGATTGGATGGAATCACATTGGAAG CACTATGGCAGCGTCTTTCCCTCCGGTTGCAAGAGCCTCCTCCGCTAGCCAAAGCATTTATGGAACAAGTTTGGGCTATATGTGTGGAAGTCGATGGAGTCGATTACTACGAATTGAAAATACCCAGAGAGAAGCTTGTCATATTCGACAGATACGAATTCATCGATCCTGATCTTGGCACGATCTTAGAGCCT GATGAAGTCCCCAATGATATCTATCCCCATTCTCCTATTGACGATGTTGTGAATGGGGTAAGAGGATCGTGCTCAACTTATAATACTCGTAAAAAAATCACTCAACATGTGAGAACTCTTACTGTAGACCAGGCTGCAACTGagtttggagaaaaattggtcCTTGTTTGTACTCAAGCACTTCGGGAGGAGGCTTTAATGGGTGATGGAGTTTGCCCTACTCTGGAATTAACGGTGATGCAACACTGCTTTTTGGAAAGAGTTGGACGTTCCCGTTATCACGGGGAAGTTACTCAGGGAAAAATCAGTCTTGCATTGCTCAAGGAAGATCCAAAGTCCTTGTTTTAccacagaaaatttttaatcgatcaCAAATTAATCACCAAACAAATTCATCATCAAAAATCTGGCGGTCATAGTTGCAGCGGTAGTTTACTTCACCTGCCACGTTTTTATGTTGAGAGAAAACCAAAAGCTATTTACCTTGCTGAACAAGTTATAGAGATActgaaatcgaaacgaaactgCGTTGCCGAGTACGACGAGATAAAGAAAGAActgcaaattgaaaattcgattaaaaaactaTTCAAAACTGCATTCTTTCAAAAAGTTTGTAAAACTGATCTG AGGGTGCCGTACAGAACAATTTACCCAAAAGCTGAAGACAAAGAATggcagcaaaaaaataataatactaaagAAAAGTCAATCAGGGTTGTTCAACTCCTGGATCCAGATTTTGATGTATCAGAGTTatggggaaaagaagaaattgttgACGATGACGAGCCATATg aacttgACATATCAAATCTGAAGTTGAATGTCCCATTATTGAAGCAAGCAAATCGTATAGTGGAGCAAAGTGGTCCCAATGGTATTTCACAGTGTCAGGTAGCAAAAATTATGGGGCAAACCAAGCTGCAGGCTCGCACGATACTCAGAAACTTAGTGAGACTAAAAATCGTTGCTACTTTCATGAATGACGTAGGCAGACAACGTGTTACTAAGTTCGTTtctaaaaaatacgaaaaaaatagcgaaatgAGCAAGCAGTTCGAGCAGGAAATGGATAAGATCAAGGAGCTCACAAAAATGATGGATGTCAAAAAAACCACAGAACAAACTGTTGACGACACTGTGAAAGTTGAAGATTCTAGTCGAGGTAGCGAatcaacaaacaaaaaactttcTGCGGAGGATCAGGAAAGCACCGAAGCGACAACGAGTGAGAAAAGGGATGAGAATCTCATGACAAGTTCTGAGGCAATGGAGCATTGCAAGATAGACGAGGAacttataaaattgaaattttcaatagtCCATCAAGTACTGAAGAAGTACGGATTGACgaagtttgtaaaaaaatacagaagaaCGTCTTCCAATTTCGACAAGAAAGATCGATTGACTCGCTGTGAAAATTCCTTGCCAtcattaaataaaattgagcaAAATCGTGCGCGACTGACGGAACAAATTTTGGAAGAACAGAATAAGAGAACTCCGAACTGTAACTCATCCGAACAGGCTGAAGTCATTTCTTACTTCGATAGTATAGAAGTGAAATTAGTCGAACTGCGACCGCAGCATAAAATCGGAAAGCCAACCCATCAAGTCGTCGGATTCATAGAAGATCTGGATattaacgagaaaaagaatatatcCAGTATTACTTACAGGCTACTCAAAAGAGCCAACATGATCATCGAATCTGTGAAAGAACATAAAGTTATCGACGATCTGACAAAACTCATGAAG ATGATAAACGAGGAAGAGGACAAAAAAGGCTACGattataaaattgacaaaaagtCACTGACCAGGCTCCTTCAAAAACTGGCCAAAGACAATGTGATAAAAAACATAAAACTCACACTTCGCGctaacaaaagagaaaaaactctCAACTTCATTTGTGATCCATCCATCGGGATCGATCACACCGTTATTCAGTCCGCTGTAGAACAagctaaaataaaattctgtcTATTAGGAtctcaaaaaatcaaagcaaTGATACAAAGCCAGCAGAAGCAAGACGAAGACGCTTCGGCGGGTCACATGGAGGGTGTCAATTCTTTGAAAGTATCCGATCTCTCCGATAAAGCAAGCCTCTCTACTACCGGGTCTCTTAAATATGACTTt AAAGCTGGCAAACGATATGGTTACAGTCCAAAATTCGTTCGGATGAAGGTGTTGCAtatattcttattttactCTGTCTACGACCATCCCGGCGAACCTACCGAATCGAAAGATGCTCAAGTGGCCAATTTACGCAAGAACGGATATGAAATAGATGCAGAACTCGAGGAGGAGATGAGCACTGTATATAATTCCGAAATAGGATGGAAAATGTTCATACCCCCATTGCCCAAACACGCAG ggTGGCCCGAGGGCTGGACAATAATGTGCGACGTTTTGTTGCGCATGCCGTTATCAACTTTCATAAAACTTCACAACGTACCATATTCGATACCTGAATTAATGAACTATCTGAATCATCCGatcaaaaaacattttttggtaaaaaatttgcCGTCACACATCCGCAATACACTACTGATTgccagaaaatatatatacaccattCACGAATCCGTAACAAGACTCTGCTATCTTGGTTTGATACAATTCGGtccccaaaaattgaaagaaaaggatCAAGTTTTCATATTTGTAAATCGCAAAACTGAAATGACTGATACAACATCGTCGGCAGCCGGGTATCACAAAGTTGAGAACAAGGAGTATCCAAGAATATCTTACGTCTTTGATTCTTTGTCAATAGTGGAAAAATATTGGTACGACATGTGGAACACTTGCATAAATACTTGTTTAGGTGGAAGATTGGTTGTGCAGGGTAAAGATATACTGCTGGAGGATTTAATCAAGAAACCCGATATGATAAAGGCAGTGAAGGCTCGGGCTCCGGAAGAGGCTTTACTTTTGGACAATGGTTTCGTACCGGGTGATCGAAGAGGAGCGGCGGGTGTTGATTCTGCATTTTTTGCCCATTTAAAACGTAACTGGAACTGGGGCACGGATAATGCAAATCGACAGTACAGcaggggagaggagaggaaaaagatcGAGCAGCAGCGAAGCACTTACCTGTCGAAAATCAAAGCGAAGCCGCTGAAGTTCACCGAGTTTGCGGGACTGAAGAAAGTCACGGGCCCCGTTACTCAACACGCCGCCGAACTGCGGaaaaaactacatcaaaagcAGAAGCACGCCGAGGACCAGAAATCGAAGCAACAAAAATACCAGAAGCTCGTCTCTCAGCATGTGTCGAAGCAAAAGTCGTTTGTACGGAGGGTCTTGCCGCGCAAAAGAAAACTTCGCCCTCGGGTAAAGTACGACGAGGTGGATTTTTGCGCCTTGCAACAAATGGAGAAGCTCCGCGTTGACTGGAATCCGCACGAGGACAATATACTACTGATGTGCAAAGTTGCTATGATGTATCTGTGTCCCAATCCGCGAAAGCAATTGATAACTTTTACGTCGGTGAGGGACATTCTTCGTACTTATTCAGCGCATTCGTACAACAAAACATCTCGAGCTTGCCAGCGGAGAGTTATGTACATGTGCAGAAGACCGCAAACGGTGAATAGCGTTGCTCTGGGGGTTGAGGAGATAAAGCAAAACTATTACATAAATAAACGTTTCGGTGGGATAGTCGACAGACTGAAGTCCGAGTGTCAGAACACCTACGAATACGAGGAACAGGTGGCTAAAGCCTTCAAGGAACTCGTCACTTACATCGATAAGAGATACTACAACATCAGCGATATGGAGTCCAGGGAATCCGTTCCGATCCCCAAAACGATACAAGAATTCAATCTCATATACAAATTGAAGCATCCGACGCGACAGTCCAGTCTTCACGGTTTCACCAAAGACATCAAGTGCGTCAATGGTATACATTCCGCCACCGTAAACTCTGTAATTCACAGTTCGATGTGCTGCGGAAAGGACAGATCTTCTTGGGCCTACCAATTGTTCAGAGTTTACCAGCAATATCCGGAATCGCTTCTCCGTTCCGCCATGGGTAAAATCAGATCCGATCAAATGGTTTCGATAAAGAAAAGTTACATGTGTGCTCTGAAGAAGTACGGTAATTGTATGCCCATGAGTAGCTCGCAGTACCAATTGAGCACCGGTTACATCTACAAGTTCCAAACCAAATGGCCGTACGAAATATTCAACGAGGCATACCAGATGATGTGTAAGCTTGCCAGTTGGCAGTACGAGAACCAATCGGCAGATACGAATTATATCGTCCCCGAAGATGTGGAGGGAGTGGAAACTGGACACTCTACGGGTGGACTCGTGGTAGGACTTCACGATTATCTGGCCAGAGGTCAGATTGATTTCGACATAGAAATACCTGACCAGATAATCATGCTGGATCCGAGATTGAAAGAGAAGGATGAAACGTATTTGCGGATTGCTCAGAGATACAACAATATCTTGACTAGTCTCGATCAGTTGGGGTTGAAGAAGAAAGATGTTGTTGGGACGAATTTAATGGATCCCGAAGTCGAAGAGGAGGACGAAATGGAGAGGAGGGAGTTCGAGGACAGAATAGTGAAAGAGAAACGCGATAAGGAGGATCGCGATCGGCGCAATTACTGGAAGAGTAGGAACGACGAGGTGGGCAAATGCCtggaagaaaatgagataaaattacagcgtgaaaaagaggataaagagaggagggaaaagagagaTAAGTTCGACAATACCATGACGATTAGGAAACAGAAGTATGCTCAAGTTCTGGAATTTGGAGAAGACAATGTTCCAGAAGCAATTATATCCGAGTTCAGAAATATCGAAGATGATAAAGGCGATTCGGAAAGCGATCaagaggaaaatgaagaagcgGATGAAGACGAAGATTATCACACGATCAGATTTCAAGACGGAACATTGATCACCCTCAGCAAAGAAGACATTGAGGATTCCTCCTGTAACTCGGATGAAGGAGAGTCACAAGAATACAAAAAGGATATCAACAAATCCCTTGTTTCCAATAAGAAATTGGGTCGTTCAATCGCGAATACTCCatcacaaaaaagaaaagataacgATACTAATGACGAAGAAGTACGGTGtaacaaaaaagcaaaacttGATTCCGATACCTCCGAAACCCCAACGCAAGAGAATGAGCTTTCCAGTACTCCGGAAAAAATCCAAGTCTGTTCGGAGAGTAACACAGAAGATCCTTCCGCCAAAAGAGCGAGAAGTAATTCTGCGGATGACAAAGTTACGGACGAACAACCACAAAAACGATTGCGTGCAGATGACGGTGAAAACGTAAAGCCGGATATGACGATTGTCGCCGAATCGGGAACTGATGCAACAATAGAACCCAAAGTCTCTGGTGGTACCAGAGTAAACgcagtgataaaaaaaatgcatgcGCATGTCGGGGCGGAGTACGGAGGTGGCGAAATAGAGGACGTTAACGATATGCAAAAAAGGTGCACAAGAATAGCTCTGCTGATGATGCGAGAGGAACTGAACGATCTCGCGGTATCAGATAACCATCACGCTCACGATTATTTCGTTGTCAATACGTTCAAGATATTATGCTCATTCAAATTGAAGGAAACCGACGAACCCAGGAGCCTCGaatgttttcaaaatatgaaaGTGCCCGTTGATATTTTACCCCTGAATACTCGACTGGCTAAACAGTTGATagaggatttgaaaaaatacgcgCTCTTTCCCAAGGATCCCACGCCTTATGAAGACTTTTTAAACGAAGTTGGAGACGCCCTCGGGCAGGCAGATCTGGATACGTTGGGAACACTTCACAAATATGTGAGAGACAAGAAGGAAATCGGGGCTACCAGCAAGCAAATTGTT TCCAAGTTCAAAAGCGTATGCAGAAGTCGTTTGCTTCGATTGATATCACTGTTGACCGAGCACCGAATATTCCTCCGATCCGGAGTAATTACGGTACGCTATATCCACCAACAGTTTGCAGACCCTTGGCTGATACATTCGTACAAAATACTTCGCCGTGACAAAGAGTCTTTGCCAGCGATAGCCAGTGGTAACTTTTACCTTCCCGAGTTTGAGGATAAGGCGGAGTGGTCTGAGAAACAAGCGTCTGATAATGACCTGTCTAACGATACTAGTTTGGAGAAGGTGGTGGTGATCGGGAACGAGGACAACACGGTTGTTGACAATCAATCTGCGGAGAAGAAAGATAAGAGTGAAATCGATGGAAGCGAGGGGGGTCAAAATGGTGCGGGGATCGGACGTAGAATGCAAAGGAAGCGAACGGCACTGCTTCAATCAAAGGATATTCAAAAAGCGGCGAAAAAACTCGACTTCAA TACGGCGGCGGCGATCAAGGTAGTTATAAAGCCCTGGATACGCATTGACGGCGTTCTAAATCGCAGAGTTTTGGATCGAATGCTAGGCGCAGTTCTCGCCTATTGCATCAATCACCCCGGTGTAATAATGTCAAAAGTGCAGCGCAGATTTATGCCAGCTCTGCAACCATTTCATACTACCGAATTAATCGAA ATGCTTGCCAAGTTGGAATGCGTGGTGATTAAAGTTCTTCATAAACCAAAAGTCACCCTGTTTTCAAAGCCTATAACGACGAGATTAGGTAAGTTCATTTTCCTATTATTTATCGATGAACGAGCATTGACATTGACTTCGCTTTTCACAGGCCCCACAACAGGCTTTGACTCCGAAGAAGAAGTGATTATAGAACCCGATATCGACGCGAGTATAAAGTTTGGCATGTTTTTGGGAAATAAAGCGTATACCGTAGATTTTTTATCGTAG